From the genome of Sphingobacterium kitahiroshimense, one region includes:
- a CDS encoding DUF1080 domain-containing protein, which yields MKLKITYLLLSIGLLWSCKQTTEHNTLSAIEKEEGWQLLFNGKDINNWHIYNQGNQPSKWVVKDDAILCDPTVKTGVFGDLVSNETFQDFDLKFDWKVAKGGNSGVFIDVQEDPKYDATFVTGLEMQLLDNANAEPRHQTDSTHWAGSLYAIKGIGSNSKPNPYNEWNQSRIVQNKGKVSFWLNGKLTFENETNTQEWKDLVAGTNMKNYPDFGKFQKGKIALQNHTDEVSFRNIKIKVL from the coding sequence ATGAAATTAAAAATTACATACCTCCTATTATCCATTGGCTTACTATGGTCTTGCAAACAAACTACAGAACATAATACGCTAAGTGCAATCGAAAAAGAAGAGGGTTGGCAACTTCTCTTTAACGGAAAAGATATTAACAATTGGCATATTTACAACCAAGGGAATCAACCCTCTAAATGGGTGGTAAAAGATGATGCTATACTTTGCGACCCCACTGTTAAAACTGGTGTATTTGGAGATTTAGTTTCGAATGAAACTTTTCAAGACTTTGACTTAAAATTTGATTGGAAAGTTGCCAAAGGTGGCAATAGCGGCGTATTTATAGATGTTCAAGAGGATCCAAAATATGACGCTACATTTGTTACAGGACTTGAAATGCAACTTTTAGATAATGCCAATGCGGAACCGCGGCATCAAACAGATTCAACACATTGGGCTGGATCGTTGTACGCAATAAAGGGCATAGGATCCAATTCAAAACCTAATCCCTACAACGAATGGAATCAATCTAGAATTGTACAGAACAAGGGAAAAGTAAGCTTTTGGTTAAATGGGAAGTTAACATTCGAAAACGAAACCAACACCCAGGAATGGAAAGATCTTGTCGCTGGTACCAATATGAAGAACTATCCAGATTTCGGTAAATTCCAAAAAGGAAAAATTGCCTTACAAAACCATACTGATGAAGTTTCTTTTCGTAACATCAAAATTAAGGTATTATAA
- a CDS encoding ParB/RepB/Spo0J family partition protein, with protein MAAQQRKTGLGRGLGALLNDSADIPERNSEVETSRVESATKSKESGNISTVNVDTIEMNPFQPRTDFDPQALQELSESILLQGLIQPITVRKIGENAYQLISGERRYRASKLAGITEIPAYIRTANDQQMLEMALIENIQRENLNAIEVALSFQRMIEECNLKQEELGERVSKNRSTVTNYLRLLKLPPVIQAAIRDGELTMGHARALINVGEVDKQLYIFKLIVDLGLSVRKAEELVREIQNGNKKKAQKDKNVPKSFQFQKIEDDLASKFSSQVKLNLKSAKGKGAIEIPFESEDDLSRILELLDW; from the coding sequence ATGGCAGCACAACAGCGAAAAACAGGTCTAGGAAGAGGATTAGGTGCCTTATTAAACGATAGTGCCGATATCCCTGAAAGAAATTCGGAGGTAGAAACATCCCGGGTAGAATCTGCTACAAAATCAAAAGAATCTGGCAATATTAGTACAGTTAATGTGGATACGATAGAAATGAATCCATTTCAACCCCGTACTGATTTTGATCCACAAGCGCTACAGGAACTGTCTGAATCGATCTTATTGCAAGGTTTAATTCAACCTATTACTGTTAGAAAAATTGGTGAGAATGCCTACCAGTTGATTTCTGGAGAACGCAGATACCGTGCATCAAAATTAGCTGGTATTACCGAAATTCCGGCATATATCCGGACAGCGAATGACCAACAGATGTTGGAAATGGCACTGATTGAAAACATTCAACGTGAAAATCTAAATGCGATTGAAGTAGCATTAAGTTTTCAACGGATGATTGAAGAGTGTAATTTGAAGCAAGAAGAATTGGGAGAACGTGTAAGTAAAAACCGTTCTACCGTAACCAATTATTTACGCTTATTGAAATTGCCTCCTGTTATTCAAGCAGCGATCCGTGATGGAGAGTTAACGATGGGACATGCACGTGCGCTAATTAATGTGGGAGAGGTAGATAAGCAATTGTATATCTTTAAATTGATCGTTGACTTAGGATTGTCTGTTCGCAAGGCAGAAGAATTGGTGCGGGAGATTCAAAATGGCAATAAAAAGAAAGCACAAAAAGATAAGAATGTACCTAAATCATTTCAGTTTCAAAAGATTGAAGATGATCTGGCATCTAAATTTTCATCTCAGGTTAAGTTAAATTTGAAAAGTGCAAAAGGAAAAGGTGCGATCGAAATTCCTTTTGAGTCTGAAGATGATCTGAGCCGTATTCTGGAATTATTAGACTGGTAA
- a CDS encoding purine-nucleoside phosphorylase, with protein sequence MYQLIEETAGFIRKKIGDFQPEFGIILGTGLGKLVDEIDVQYSLMYSNIPNFPISTVEFHSGKLIFGTLNGRRVVAMQGRLHYYEGYNMKEITFPIRIMKVLGIQKLFVSNASGSLNPNILKGDLGIISDHINLLPDNPLRGSNLAAFGPRFPDMSQPYNREMVKQGLDIAVHKEIRAHEVVYVAAPGPNLETKAEYRYMRLIGGDIVGMSTVPEVIVANHMDIPVFAISVITDEGFHDHLQPVSLQDIVDIAAKAEPKMTLILKELIALQ encoded by the coding sequence ATGTATCAATTGATAGAAGAAACCGCTGGATTTATCCGCAAGAAAATAGGCGATTTTCAGCCTGAATTTGGAATAATACTAGGTACTGGATTGGGTAAGTTGGTCGATGAGATCGACGTCCAGTATTCATTGATGTATTCCAATATCCCCAACTTTCCCATTTCTACAGTTGAATTTCATTCCGGTAAATTGATATTCGGTACGCTGAATGGTCGTAGGGTTGTAGCGATGCAGGGTAGACTTCATTATTATGAAGGCTACAATATGAAAGAAATTACATTTCCAATCCGTATCATGAAAGTCTTGGGCATTCAGAAGCTCTTTGTTTCAAATGCCTCAGGATCTTTAAACCCTAATATTCTTAAAGGTGATTTGGGTATTATTTCCGATCACATTAATTTGTTGCCAGATAATCCGCTACGTGGTTCAAACTTAGCCGCATTCGGTCCACGTTTTCCTGATATGAGTCAACCCTATAACCGTGAAATGGTAAAGCAAGGTTTAGACATTGCTGTCCACAAAGAAATTAGGGCGCATGAGGTTGTATATGTAGCCGCCCCGGGACCAAATTTGGAAACTAAAGCCGAGTATCGTTACATGAGATTGATTGGTGGTGATATTGTAGGGATGAGTACTGTGCCTGAAGTTATTGTCGCTAATCATATGGATATACCTGTTTTTGCGATCTCTGTGATTACTGATGAGGGTTTTCATGATCATCTGCAACCTGTTTCTTTGCAGGATATCGTAGATATAGCAGCAAAAGCTGAACCAAAGATGACGTTAATTTTGAAAGAATTAATAGCTTTGCAATAG
- a CDS encoding putative porin, producing the protein MKVTLRLLAIFCCILGFVNQVQAQSNDEWSSALDSARAKEDAKQDSVILSAKYIRYTTLDMMKKGTYTVQIDTSHRNFQYYNKQNLPGNPSINLGSYGLATRDLLFQPSKTIGFQSGFHSLERTLYRPDSIQYFRARARFSELYAVGFFFDDQVFRARLAQNINPRLNIGGEFHATRADGYYTNQKYSDIKSALFAWYESENHRYNLLTNLVFNKLDASENGSILSDNIFKDKEKQSSDRYPVRLQGQGDNRPRNEWRDNSFFLRQSMFLGHLDTVDAGKSTMQIYPTNSVAHNSSVRIQKYNFFKNETDANGAFPYGSSRLTQDTTEITSISNEFEYSFYLRGKSIFKNEAKLNVAFQHDMYWYSDSGVNNRFYQNGMLKGELGYKFSDRVNLTGKVNQIVMGHNFGDYLYEAKADFLLSSNVGKITLSAYSQNKSPEMVFNRMNYTYHQWERDLNKTKTQNLAFQYSNPKIGFNGKVEYFLMDNYLYFKEIDNPQNDPRLAKLIEPAQLGSVNLLKVSVGQKFKFSKFTLDNLIVYQKTDQQETLATPEIYTWHSLYYSNVLYKVVDFNIGVDARFNTPFTTPSYSINASQFYNDNAGIKFSTYPIFDAWATANIQRVTLFISCNFVNQYLGMPKGYYTVRRYPMNDANIRFGVSWKFYD; encoded by the coding sequence ATGAAGGTGACCCTGCGCTTATTAGCGATTTTTTGTTGTATTCTTGGTTTTGTAAATCAAGTTCAAGCACAAAGTAATGATGAATGGAGTAGTGCTTTAGATTCTGCTAGGGCAAAAGAGGATGCAAAACAGGATTCTGTTATTTTGTCTGCTAAATATATTCGATATACAACATTGGATATGATGAAAAAAGGAACCTACACCGTTCAAATAGATACATCACATCGTAATTTTCAATATTACAATAAACAGAATTTACCAGGGAATCCGAGTATCAATTTAGGCTCCTACGGTTTGGCAACGCGTGACCTATTATTTCAACCTAGTAAAACGATAGGTTTTCAAAGTGGATTTCATAGCTTGGAGCGGACCTTATACAGACCGGATTCTATTCAATATTTTAGGGCCCGTGCTAGATTTTCGGAACTTTATGCTGTAGGTTTTTTCTTTGATGATCAAGTGTTTCGTGCTAGACTTGCACAAAATATAAATCCAAGACTTAATATAGGTGGAGAATTTCATGCAACAAGAGCAGATGGATATTATACCAATCAGAAGTATTCCGATATCAAATCGGCTTTATTTGCTTGGTACGAGTCCGAAAATCACCGCTATAATTTGTTGACAAATTTAGTGTTTAATAAACTTGATGCTTCAGAGAATGGTTCGATTTTATCAGATAATATATTCAAAGATAAAGAAAAACAATCGTCCGATCGTTACCCCGTAAGATTACAGGGGCAAGGAGACAATAGACCTCGAAATGAATGGCGTGATAATTCATTCTTCCTTCGTCAATCGATGTTTCTTGGTCATCTTGATACCGTTGATGCAGGTAAGTCTACGATGCAGATTTACCCTACAAATAGTGTTGCACATAATAGTTCTGTACGGATTCAGAAATATAATTTTTTTAAAAATGAAACCGATGCTAATGGTGCTTTCCCCTATGGCTCTTCCAGATTAACGCAGGATACAACGGAAATTACTTCTATTTCAAATGAATTTGAATATAGCTTTTACTTGAGGGGAAAATCTATTTTTAAAAATGAAGCGAAATTAAATGTTGCTTTTCAACATGATATGTATTGGTATTCCGATAGTGGTGTCAATAACAGATTTTATCAAAATGGTATGCTAAAGGGGGAGCTGGGGTATAAGTTCTCAGATCGAGTCAATCTGACAGGTAAAGTCAATCAGATAGTGATGGGTCATAATTTTGGTGATTATCTTTATGAAGCAAAAGCCGACTTTTTATTAAGTTCTAATGTTGGTAAAATTACGCTTTCGGCTTATTCGCAGAATAAATCACCAGAAATGGTGTTTAATCGAATGAATTATACGTACCATCAATGGGAGCGGGATCTTAATAAAACAAAAACACAAAATCTAGCTTTTCAGTATAGCAATCCAAAAATTGGGTTCAATGGAAAGGTTGAATACTTTTTAATGGATAACTATCTTTATTTTAAAGAGATTGATAATCCGCAAAATGATCCACGTCTGGCTAAATTAATTGAACCGGCGCAATTAGGATCTGTTAATCTATTAAAGGTTTCAGTAGGACAAAAGTTCAAGTTTAGTAAATTTACCTTGGATAACTTAATTGTATATCAAAAAACAGATCAGCAGGAAACACTTGCAACTCCTGAAATATATACCTGGCATAGTTTGTATTACAGCAATGTGCTTTATAAGGTGGTTGATTTCAACATTGGAGTTGATGCACGTTTCAACACTCCGTTTACAACACCATCTTATTCAATTAATGCAAGTCAGTTTTATAATGATAATGCAGGGATTAAATTTTCGACTTATCCTATATTTGATGCGTGGGCTACAGCAAACATACAACGCGTGACACTTTTTATCAGTTGTAATTTTGTAAACCAATATTTGGGCATGCCAAAAGGCTATTATACTGTTCGTCGTTATCCGATGAATGATGCGAATATAAGATTTGGTGTTTCTTGGAAATTCTATGACTAA
- a CDS encoding NADPH-dependent FMN reductase has translation MILIISGTNRPKSKTLKVAQYYQDYIQKSGESCQILPLTNLPADIIVSDLYGQRSDQFKKIQQLVSEADKFIFITPEYNGSIPGVLKVFIDACTFPISFCHKKAALVGISSGRYGNLRGIDHLTGICNYLRMHVLPLKIFLPHIQNEISEENTFVHIETRNAIHEQIDELIHF, from the coding sequence ATGATTTTAATAATTTCGGGGACGAATCGACCCAAAAGTAAGACGCTAAAAGTTGCACAATACTATCAAGATTACATACAAAAAAGCGGTGAAAGCTGTCAAATACTACCTTTAACAAATCTACCTGCAGATATTATAGTCTCAGATTTATATGGTCAACGAAGTGACCAGTTTAAAAAGATACAACAGTTGGTATCTGAAGCCGATAAATTTATTTTTATCACACCAGAGTATAATGGCAGTATACCAGGCGTACTCAAGGTCTTCATTGACGCCTGTACTTTCCCAATTAGCTTCTGCCATAAAAAAGCGGCTCTTGTTGGTATTTCATCGGGACGCTATGGTAATTTAAGAGGGATAGATCATCTAACCGGAATATGTAATTACTTACGTATGCATGTTTTACCATTAAAAATTTTTTTACCTCATATTCAAAATGAAATAAGCGAAGAAAATACATTTGTGCATATTGAAACAAGGAATGCCATTCATGAACAAATAGATGAACTTATTCATTTTTAA
- a CDS encoding sodium:solute symporter: MSPIILLSFLVVYFAVLLAVAHFTSKGSSDNSTFFVANRNSKWYMVAFGMIGTALSGVTFISVPGAVGASEFSYFQFVLGNAVGFIIIAYVLLPLYYRMNLTSIYTYLEERFGHTTYKTGAAIFLISRTIGSAFRLYLVAIVLQHFIFDAWNIPFVVTVVICLLLIWLYTNKGGLKTIIVTDTLQTTFLITAVILSIYFMAKGLNFGIVDTFEAVKESSYSKIFFLDDFVGSKANFWKQFLGGIFVTIAMTGLDQDLMQKNLSMGTIKEAQKNMITFTSVFVVINIFFLAVGALLYIYAEKNGIDISQLATRDYLYPEIALNHLAILPAIIFMMGLTAATFATTDSALTALTTSYCIDFLNFNKKENPNDPVLVKQRNYVHFGFSIVMLLVILVFKLINDDSVVNAIFTAASYTYGPLLGLFVVGIATKYAVKDKLVPFICVISPAILYILKTYVIEVYTPYVIGLDLIIINGFITFLLLILTSPGKASDRALSHN; this comes from the coding sequence ATGTCACCAATAATTTTATTATCATTTTTGGTGGTCTACTTTGCTGTTTTACTTGCCGTAGCGCATTTTACTTCAAAGGGATCATCAGATAACTCCACTTTTTTTGTGGCTAATCGCAATTCGAAATGGTATATGGTTGCCTTTGGAATGATTGGTACTGCATTGTCAGGAGTGACTTTTATTTCAGTACCGGGAGCAGTTGGTGCTTCAGAATTTAGCTACTTTCAGTTTGTACTCGGAAATGCCGTTGGTTTTATTATCATCGCATATGTCTTGTTACCGCTATATTATAGGATGAACCTAACTTCTATTTACACCTATTTAGAAGAACGTTTTGGTCATACAACCTATAAAACAGGAGCAGCTATTTTTTTAATTTCAAGAACGATTGGTTCTGCCTTTCGTCTTTACTTGGTTGCTATTGTATTGCAACATTTTATTTTTGACGCTTGGAATATTCCTTTTGTAGTTACAGTTGTCATCTGTCTGTTGTTAATTTGGCTTTATACAAATAAAGGCGGGTTGAAGACAATTATTGTTACAGATACACTGCAAACAACATTTTTGATAACAGCGGTTATTCTTTCCATCTACTTTATGGCTAAAGGACTAAACTTTGGAATTGTTGATACTTTCGAAGCAGTTAAAGAAAGTAGCTATTCTAAAATATTCTTTTTGGATGATTTTGTTGGTAGCAAAGCTAATTTTTGGAAACAATTTCTAGGGGGGATTTTTGTAACCATTGCCATGACAGGATTAGACCAGGATCTGATGCAGAAGAACCTCTCCATGGGAACAATCAAAGAGGCTCAAAAGAATATGATTACCTTTACCAGTGTATTTGTGGTGATCAATATTTTCTTTTTAGCAGTTGGAGCACTGCTCTATATCTATGCAGAGAAAAATGGAATTGATATCAGTCAGCTCGCTACTCGTGATTATTTATATCCTGAAATTGCTTTAAATCATTTGGCTATTCTTCCGGCAATAATTTTTATGATGGGATTGACGGCAGCTACATTTGCAACTACTGACTCAGCATTAACTGCTTTGACGACTTCGTATTGTATTGATTTCCTAAATTTCAATAAAAAAGAGAATCCAAATGATCCTGTATTGGTTAAGCAACGCAATTATGTACATTTTGGCTTTTCTATTGTTATGTTATTGGTGATTTTAGTATTCAAATTAATCAATGATGATTCGGTCGTAAACGCAATCTTTACAGCTGCAAGTTACACATATGGTCCATTGTTGGGACTCTTTGTTGTAGGTATTGCTACAAAATACGCAGTTAAAGACAAACTAGTGCCTTTCATTTGTGTTATATCACCAGCTATTTTGTATATTTTGAAAACTTATGTAATAGAAGTTTATACGCCGTATGTAATCGGTTTAGACTTGATCATTATCAATGGTTTTATAACATTCTTATTGTTGATTTTAACTTCTCCGGGTAAAGCCTCCGATAGAGCGCTTTCACATAATTAA
- a CDS encoding GIY-YIG nuclease family protein, translating to MYFLYILYSLSCDRYYIGVSSDVEGRLRRHNAVYKKGFTGRAQDWEVVYQEEYGSKHDALIRETLIKSWKSRLKIEELIRV from the coding sequence ATGTATTTCCTATATATTTTATATTCGTTAAGCTGTGACCGGTATTATATCGGTGTTTCTTCAGATGTTGAGGGGCGACTTCGCAGGCATAACGCTGTTTATAAAAAAGGTTTTACCGGTAGAGCTCAGGATTGGGAGGTTGTATACCAGGAAGAATATGGCTCTAAGCATGATGCTTTGATTAGGGAAACGCTTATTAAATCTTGGAAAAGCCGTTTAAAAATCGAAGAATTGATTCGTGTCTAG
- a CDS encoding M16 family metallopeptidase produces the protein MNLKSISVIAFVFLSHVTIFAQVKKYDWKEANEGGYTYRYVTNDPTNSRFYTLKNGLTVILSPSKKVPRIQAYIATKAGSKTDPSDHTGLAHYLEHMLFKGTDKFGSKDWAKEKPLLDQIDGLYEQYNSTKDEAKRKEIYKQIDQVSGEAAKYAIANEYDKLMSEMGAEGTNAFTSFEQTVYTEDIPNNVIDKFLAVQAERFRNPILRLFHTELEAVYEEKNRGLDNDGRKSVEAMFEAMFPNNNYGKQTTIGTVEHLKNPSLKAIREYFNTYYVPNNMGVIMSGDFDPNEVVKKIDQAFSYMKPKEIPAYTFDAEKDIKQPIVREVKGPESEFLFLGFRFPGASTKDAQMLNLLGNMLTNGSAGLIDLDLVKSQKLLGAGAFPYVLKDYSMLIMQANPSQGQSLDDVKSLILGELDKLRKGDFSDDLITSIVNNEKKSEISRNESYSNRAEELMDAFTSGVDWSTELSYSDNLTKITKKDIMDFATKYLNDNNYVVVYKRKGIDDSIVKVEKPPITPVVVNRDDQSLFLKTIAAMPESKIAPVWLDYTKDVQKTTLKGLDVIAVQNKDNALFSLTYRYEMGKWNNKLLSIAADYLEFLGTKEKTSEDFSKAFYKLASDFSVSSGNEETRINISGLNENFEQTVELIQDLLKNSVGDQEALEAYIGRLKKSRTNAKENKNLIMEGLRSYAKYGAKNPFNNVLTDQELDAIKASDLVAILHELANTKHQILYYGPKTTSQLVATLKPLNSNTNFATVQKANTFEELPTPKNQVLFTNFDMKQAEVFWFRNSEVYNSKYSPTVALFNMYFGGGMGSIVFQTIRESKALAYSTYANFASPVKKENHYSVGAYVGTQADKFNEAVVGMNELLNDLPDAPKALDIAKVSLVKSLASDRITNANILSNYLSAQRLGLTSDIRKDVYEQAPKLSFTDLKAFHNKEMSRKPYVYCIVAKDENIKMEDLQKLGEVKKLTLQELFGY, from the coding sequence ATGAATTTAAAATCTATTTCGGTAATAGCTTTTGTGTTCTTATCACACGTAACAATTTTTGCACAGGTGAAAAAGTATGATTGGAAAGAAGCAAACGAGGGTGGGTATACGTATCGTTACGTAACCAATGATCCTACAAATTCGCGTTTTTATACATTAAAAAACGGTCTTACAGTTATTTTGAGCCCTTCTAAAAAGGTACCTCGTATTCAGGCCTATATTGCAACGAAAGCAGGTAGTAAAACTGATCCTTCAGATCACACAGGCTTAGCACATTATTTAGAGCACATGCTTTTTAAAGGGACTGATAAGTTTGGATCAAAAGATTGGGCAAAGGAAAAACCATTACTGGATCAGATCGATGGTTTATATGAACAGTATAACTCCACTAAGGATGAAGCCAAGCGTAAAGAAATTTATAAGCAGATCGATCAGGTTTCTGGCGAGGCAGCAAAATATGCTATTGCTAATGAATACGATAAATTGATGAGTGAGATGGGGGCTGAAGGGACAAATGCCTTCACTTCTTTTGAACAGACTGTCTATACTGAGGATATTCCCAATAATGTCATCGATAAGTTTCTGGCTGTACAAGCAGAGCGTTTTCGTAATCCTATATTAAGATTGTTTCATACAGAATTAGAAGCTGTTTACGAAGAGAAGAATAGAGGTTTGGATAATGATGGACGTAAATCTGTAGAAGCCATGTTTGAGGCGATGTTTCCAAATAATAATTATGGAAAACAGACAACTATCGGTACGGTTGAACATTTGAAGAACCCGTCTTTGAAAGCGATTCGTGAATATTTTAATACGTATTATGTCCCTAATAATATGGGGGTAATTATGTCTGGTGACTTTGATCCAAATGAAGTAGTAAAGAAAATCGATCAGGCGTTCAGTTATATGAAACCGAAAGAAATTCCAGCCTATACTTTTGATGCTGAAAAAGACATCAAACAACCAATTGTAAGAGAGGTTAAAGGTCCAGAATCGGAATTTCTATTTTTAGGTTTCCGTTTCCCCGGTGCATCTACAAAAGATGCTCAAATGTTAAATTTGCTCGGAAATATGCTTACAAATGGTTCAGCTGGATTAATTGATTTAGATTTAGTGAAATCTCAAAAGTTATTGGGAGCAGGGGCTTTTCCATATGTATTAAAAGATTATTCGATGTTGATCATGCAGGCTAATCCAAGTCAAGGTCAATCTTTAGATGATGTGAAATCTTTGATTTTAGGAGAATTGGATAAGCTGCGTAAAGGTGATTTTTCTGACGACCTGATTACTTCCATTGTAAATAACGAAAAGAAATCAGAAATTTCACGAAATGAAAGCTATAGTAATCGTGCTGAGGAGTTAATGGATGCCTTTACTTCTGGAGTTGATTGGTCGACAGAATTGAGTTATTCAGATAACTTAACTAAAATCACGAAGAAAGATATTATGGATTTTGCTACAAAATATCTGAATGATAATAATTATGTAGTGGTCTATAAACGTAAGGGCATTGACGATAGCATTGTAAAAGTAGAGAAACCTCCTATTACGCCTGTAGTTGTAAATCGTGACGATCAATCACTTTTTCTAAAAACTATTGCTGCAATGCCTGAAAGCAAAATTGCACCTGTCTGGTTAGATTATACTAAAGATGTACAAAAGACTACCTTAAAAGGTCTTGATGTGATCGCAGTGCAAAATAAAGATAACGCATTGTTTAGTTTAACTTATCGTTACGAGATGGGGAAATGGAATAATAAGTTATTAAGTATTGCCGCAGATTATTTAGAATTCTTAGGTACTAAAGAAAAAACCAGTGAAGATTTCAGCAAGGCGTTTTATAAGTTGGCCTCAGATTTTTCAGTGTCTTCAGGTAATGAAGAAACACGTATTAATATTTCAGGATTAAATGAAAATTTTGAACAAACAGTTGAGCTGATTCAAGATTTATTAAAAAATAGTGTTGGTGATCAAGAAGCATTGGAAGCTTATATCGGTCGTTTGAAGAAATCAAGAACAAATGCTAAAGAAAATAAGAACTTGATCATGGAAGGATTGAGGTCATATGCAAAATATGGAGCTAAAAATCCTTTTAATAATGTTTTGACAGATCAAGAGTTGGATGCGATCAAAGCATCGGACTTAGTTGCTATTTTACACGAGCTGGCAAATACAAAACATCAAATATTATATTACGGGCCTAAGACCACCAGTCAATTGGTTGCTACTCTTAAACCTTTAAATTCAAATACCAATTTTGCTACAGTTCAGAAAGCAAATACTTTTGAAGAATTGCCTACCCCTAAAAATCAAGTGTTGTTTACTAATTTTGATATGAAGCAGGCGGAAGTATTCTGGTTTAGAAATTCTGAAGTGTATAATTCAAAATATAGTCCTACTGTCGCATTATTTAATATGTATTTTGGTGGAGGTATGGGAAGTATCGTATTTCAAACGATTCGAGAATCTAAAGCTTTAGCTTATTCTACTTATGCTAATTTTGCTTCTCCTGTTAAAAAGGAAAATCATTATTCGGTAGGCGCATATGTCGGTACACAGGCCGATAAATTTAATGAAGCTGTTGTCGGTATGAATGAACTATTAAATGATTTACCTGATGCTCCAAAAGCTTTGGATATTGCTAAAGTTAGTTTAGTAAAATCATTGGCTAGTGACCGAATTACAAATGCAAATATTTTATCAAATTATCTAAGTGCACAGCGGTTGGGACTTACTTCAGATATCCGTAAAGATGTTTATGAACAAGCACCAAAATTAAGTTTTACAGACCTAAAAGCTTTTCATAATAAAGAAATGAGTCGTAAACCTTATGTTTATTGTATTGTTGCAAAAGATGAAAATATAAAAATGGAGGATCTGCAAAAACTTGGAGAAGTTAAGAAATTAACATTGCAAGAGTTGTTCGGATATTAA
- a CDS encoding ParA family protein translates to MGKIISIANQKGGVGKTTTSINLAASLAVLEYKTLLVDADPQANSTSGIGFDPRTIKESIYECLVNDLDPRDAIQATETPNLDLLPAHIDLVGAEIEMINMHEREYKMKKILDQVKDDYDFIIIDCSPSLGLITINALSASNSVVIPVQCEYFALEGLGKLLNTIKIVQTRLNTSLEIEGILLTMYDVRLRLSNQVVEEVKTHFTDLVFETIIQRNTRLSEAPSFGISVIMHDASCKGAINYLNLAREILHKNGHLKELDSTVTI, encoded by the coding sequence ATGGGTAAAATTATATCAATTGCAAATCAAAAGGGTGGTGTTGGTAAGACGACAACATCAATCAATCTGGCAGCTAGTTTAGCTGTTTTAGAATATAAAACCTTATTGGTTGACGCTGATCCACAAGCAAACTCTACTTCTGGAATTGGATTTGATCCAAGAACCATTAAAGAAAGTATCTATGAGTGTCTGGTAAATGATCTAGATCCACGTGATGCTATTCAAGCTACTGAAACTCCTAATTTAGACTTATTACCTGCTCATATTGACCTGGTAGGTGCTGAGATCGAAATGATTAATATGCACGAACGTGAGTATAAGATGAAAAAAATCTTAGATCAGGTAAAGGATGATTATGATTTTATCATTATTGACTGCTCTCCTTCACTAGGTTTAATTACGATTAATGCTTTATCGGCTTCAAATTCAGTTGTAATTCCTGTTCAATGTGAATATTTTGCATTAGAAGGGCTAGGCAAGTTGTTGAATACAATTAAAATTGTTCAGACACGTTTAAATACTAGTTTGGAAATAGAAGGTATTTTATTGACCATGTACGATGTGCGATTACGTTTGTCTAATCAAGTTGTAGAGGAAGTTAAGACACATTTTACTGATTTGGTATTTGAAACGATTATCCAGCGAAATACGCGATTAAGTGAGGCGCCAAGTTTTGGTATTTCTGTGATTATGCACGATGCATCCTGTAAAGGTGCAATCAACTATTTAAATTTGGCCAGAGAAATTTTACATAAGAACGGACATCTAAAAGAATTAGATTCAACAGTTACAATATAA